A genomic region of Mycobacterium senriense contains the following coding sequences:
- the glgP gene encoding alpha-glucan family phosphorylase has translation MKALRRFTVRAHLPERLTALDQLSTNLRWSWDEPTQELFATIDPELWERCGSDPVALLGAVKPARLDELAMDEAFLDRLDTLTADLNDYLSRPLWYQQRQEQGAEMPAAIAYFSMEFGIAEVLPNYSGGLGILAGDHLKSASDLGVPLVAVGLYYRSGYFRQSLTADGWQNETYPSLDPQGLPLRLLTDATGEPALVELMLPDSAQLHARIWVAQVGRVPLLLLDSDVPENEHDLRGVTDRLYGGDQEHRMRQEILAGIGGIRAIRAFTDIHGLPAPEVFHMNEGHAGFLGAERIRELMTGPGLDFDTALTVVRSSTVFTTHTPVPAGIDRFPIEMVRLYFDDHAGDQTGPGEKAATSDGTPVLLPGVPTARILALGAEDDPTKFNMAHMGLRLAQRANGVSSLHGRVSRSMFNELWPGFDANEVPIGSITNGVHARTWAAPQWLQLGRELAGSDSFSDPGVWLRLKQVDAGHLWWIRSQLRSLLVDDVRRRLRRSWLERGASDAELGWIATAFDPEVLTIGFARRVPTYKRLTLMLRDPDRLEQLLLDSERPIQLIVAGKSHPADDGGKALIQQVVRFADRPEVRHRIAFLPDYDMSMARLLYWGCDVWLNNPLRPLEACGTSGMKSALNGGLNLSIRDGWWDEWYDGENGWEIPSADGLADEHRRDDLESSGLYTLLEEAVAPKFYERDEHGVPPRWIEMVRHTVQTLGPKVLASRMVRDYVEQYYTPAAQSLRKTIAPADDAAGAGEFGAARELAAYRRRAQQAWPKIVITDVDSTGLPDSPVLGSKLTLTATVQLAGLAPDEVTVQAVVGRVDSSDALLEPITVEMSYTGTAEGGNQVFSTTTPLPLAGSVGYTVRVLPHNPMLAASNELGLVTLA, from the coding sequence GTGAAAGCCCTCCGCCGGTTTACCGTCCGTGCTCACCTTCCGGAGCGTCTGACCGCGCTGGACCAGCTGTCGACCAACCTGCGTTGGTCGTGGGACGAACCCACCCAGGAGCTTTTCGCGACCATCGACCCCGAGCTCTGGGAACGGTGCGGCAGCGATCCGGTGGCGTTGCTGGGCGCGGTGAAACCGGCGCGGCTCGACGAGCTGGCGATGGATGAGGCCTTCCTGGACCGGCTCGACACGCTGACCGCCGATCTGAACGATTACCTGAGCCGCCCGTTGTGGTACCAGCAGAGGCAGGAGCAGGGCGCCGAAATGCCGGCCGCGATCGCCTACTTCTCGATGGAGTTCGGCATCGCCGAAGTGTTGCCCAACTACTCCGGTGGCTTGGGAATCCTGGCCGGCGACCACCTGAAGTCCGCATCGGATCTGGGCGTGCCGCTGGTGGCGGTGGGGCTCTACTACCGGTCGGGCTACTTCCGTCAGTCACTTACCGCCGATGGCTGGCAGAACGAGACCTACCCGTCGCTGGACCCGCAGGGTCTGCCGTTGCGGCTGTTGACCGATGCGACCGGCGAGCCCGCCCTGGTCGAGTTGATGCTGCCCGACTCCGCGCAGCTGCACGCCCGGATCTGGGTCGCGCAGGTGGGCCGGGTTCCGCTGTTGTTGCTGGATTCCGACGTCCCGGAGAACGAGCACGATCTGCGTGGCGTCACTGACCGCCTGTACGGGGGCGACCAGGAACACCGGATGAGGCAGGAAATCCTGGCCGGCATCGGCGGGATAAGGGCGATCCGTGCTTTCACCGACATCCACGGCCTGCCCGCACCCGAGGTGTTCCACATGAACGAGGGCCACGCGGGTTTCCTCGGAGCGGAACGCATCCGCGAGCTGATGACCGGTCCGGGATTGGACTTCGACACGGCGCTGACCGTGGTGCGCTCCAGCACGGTGTTCACCACCCACACCCCGGTGCCGGCCGGCATCGACCGGTTTCCCATCGAGATGGTGCGGCTGTATTTCGACGACCACGCCGGCGATCAGACGGGGCCCGGCGAGAAGGCCGCGACATCCGATGGCACGCCCGTGTTGCTGCCGGGGGTGCCGACGGCCCGCATCCTGGCCCTCGGCGCCGAGGACGACCCCACCAAGTTCAACATGGCGCACATGGGGCTGCGGCTCGCCCAGCGGGCCAACGGTGTGTCGTCGCTGCACGGCCGGGTCAGCCGGTCGATGTTCAACGAACTGTGGCCCGGCTTCGACGCGAATGAGGTGCCGATCGGCTCGATTACCAACGGAGTTCACGCGCGCACGTGGGCGGCCCCGCAATGGCTGCAGCTGGGTCGTGAGCTGGCCGGGTCGGATTCGTTCAGCGATCCGGGGGTTTGGCTGCGCCTCAAGCAGGTCGACGCGGGCCACCTGTGGTGGATCCGCTCGCAGCTGAGGTCCCTGCTCGTGGACGACGTCCGGCGGCGGCTACGCCGCTCCTGGCTGGAACGGGGCGCCTCGGACGCCGAATTGGGTTGGATCGCAACGGCATTCGATCCAGAGGTGCTGACCATCGGGTTCGCTCGGCGGGTGCCGACCTACAAGCGCCTGACGCTGATGCTGCGTGATCCGGATCGGCTGGAACAGCTGCTGCTCGACTCGGAACGGCCGATCCAGTTGATCGTCGCCGGCAAGTCGCACCCGGCCGACGACGGGGGCAAGGCGCTGATCCAGCAGGTGGTGCGTTTTGCCGACCGGCCCGAAGTGCGCCACCGCATCGCGTTCCTGCCCGACTACGACATGTCCATGGCGCGGCTGCTGTACTGGGGCTGCGACGTCTGGCTGAACAACCCGCTGCGACCGTTGGAGGCTTGCGGCACTTCGGGAATGAAGAGTGCACTCAACGGCGGGCTGAACCTGTCCATCCGCGACGGCTGGTGGGACGAATGGTACGACGGCGAAAACGGTTGGGAGATACCGTCTGCCGACGGCCTGGCCGACGAGCACCGGCGCGACGACCTGGAGTCCAGCGGGCTCTACACCCTGCTGGAAGAGGCCGTGGCGCCGAAGTTCTACGAACGCGACGAACACGGCGTGCCGCCGCGCTGGATCGAAATGGTGCGCCACACGGTGCAGACGCTGGGTCCCAAAGTGTTGGCGTCACGCATGGTGCGCGACTACGTCGAGCAGTACTACACGCCCGCCGCGCAGTCGCTGCGCAAGACGATCGCACCCGCCGACGACGCGGCGGGCGCCGGCGAGTTCGGCGCGGCCCGTGAGCTGGCCGCCTACCGCCGGCGCGCCCAGCAGGCCTGGCCCAAGATCGTCATCACCGACGTGGACAGCACCGGCCTGCCAGACAGCCCCGTGCTCGGCTCCAAGCTGACCCTGACCGCGACCGTGCAGCTGGCCGGCCTGGCGCCCGACGAGGTCACCGTTCAGGCGGTGGTGGGCCGCGTCGACTCCAGCGATGCGCTGCTGGAGCCGATCACCGTCGAGATGTCCTACACCGGCACCGCCGAGGGCGGCAACCAGGTCTTCTCGACGACGACCCCGCTGCCGCTGGCGGGATCGGTCGGCTACACCGTGCGCGTGCTGCCGCACAACCCGATGCTGGCGGCCAGCAATGAGCTCGGCCTGGTCACGCTGGCCTAA
- a CDS encoding DegV family protein has translation MADVAVVTDSTCCLPNALIESFDITVLSQYFDVGGGASPEGGHELPGRGLRESEFDGDFEGFFAELDASKTVATTSPPTIEDFVVAYERLLQQHSAVVSVLISSSLNPTCSMAREAAARLNSEGRGERVVVIDSAGVAGHLGVQALAGARAAAAGEDTSGVIAAVRRARQEVRQWFVVDTLEYLRRGGRIGGAAAWLGSALDLKPILMIESELKAVERVRTRRRAIERLVELMRQRRAVGADRWFVTHTYAHEDAKRLAERLAELFGTEPLFISEVGPVIATHTGPGTVSAGGLPGAALGGVYG, from the coding sequence GTGGCTGACGTTGCGGTGGTTACCGACAGCACTTGCTGCCTACCGAATGCGCTCATCGAGAGCTTCGACATCACGGTGTTGTCGCAGTATTTCGACGTTGGTGGTGGCGCCTCGCCCGAGGGTGGACACGAGCTGCCTGGCCGCGGGCTGCGGGAGTCGGAGTTCGACGGTGATTTCGAAGGGTTCTTTGCGGAACTGGACGCGTCGAAGACCGTCGCGACGACGTCGCCGCCCACCATCGAGGATTTTGTTGTGGCCTATGAACGGCTGTTGCAGCAGCACAGCGCTGTCGTCTCGGTGCTGATCTCCTCGAGCCTTAATCCGACCTGCTCGATGGCTCGCGAAGCAGCCGCACGGCTGAACTCTGAGGGCCGTGGTGAGCGGGTGGTGGTGATCGACTCGGCCGGCGTGGCCGGCCACCTGGGTGTGCAGGCGCTGGCGGGCGCGCGGGCGGCCGCTGCGGGGGAAGACACCTCGGGGGTCATCGCGGCGGTGCGCCGGGCGCGCCAGGAGGTCAGGCAGTGGTTCGTTGTCGACACGCTTGAGTATCTGAGGCGCGGCGGCCGGATTGGCGGAGCCGCCGCATGGCTCGGATCGGCGCTCGATCTCAAGCCGATCTTGATGATCGAATCGGAACTCAAGGCCGTTGAACGCGTGCGCACCCGCAGGCGTGCTATCGAGCGGTTGGTCGAGCTGATGCGACAGCGCCGCGCGGTAGGCGCCGACAGGTGGTTCGTCACCCACACCTATGCGCACGAGGACGCGAAGCGGCTGGCCGAGCGTCTCGCCGAACTCTTCGGCACCGAGCCGTTGTTCATCTCCGAGGTCGGACCCGTAATCGCAACACACACCGGTCCGGGGACGGTGTCGGCCGGTGGTCTTCCGGGAGCAGCGTTGGGCGGTGTGTATGGCTGA
- a CDS encoding DegV family protein: MADVAVVTDSTASLPPALADSLDITLVSLYYDLGGGWLRESEFDGDFGRFFAELDASKSVAKTSPPSVEDFVAVFERLLQQHSAVVAVLISSGLSETCSMTRQAAARLESEGRGGERVVVIDSAGAAGQLGLQAIAGARAAAAGEDATGVTAATRRARQEVRQWVVLDTLEYLRRGGRIGGAAAWLGSALDLKPILMIESQFRAVERVRTRKRAIERLIELMRQRRGVGADRWFIQHADALEDAKRLAERLAEILGTEPEFISELSPVLATHTGPGTLVAGGLSGTALGGTYG, translated from the coding sequence ATGGCTGACGTTGCGGTGGTTACCGACAGCACGGCCTCGCTGCCGCCTGCGCTCGCGGACAGCCTGGACATCACGCTGGTTTCGCTCTATTACGACCTCGGCGGCGGTTGGCTGCGCGAGTCGGAGTTCGATGGGGATTTCGGCAGATTCTTTGCCGAACTCGACGCATCGAAAAGCGTTGCGAAGACGTCGCCCCCGAGCGTCGAGGATTTCGTCGCCGTCTTTGAGCGGCTGCTGCAGCAGCACAGCGCCGTCGTCGCGGTCCTGATCTCCTCGGGTCTTTCGGAGACTTGCTCGATGACTCGACAGGCAGCCGCACGGCTGGAATCTGAGGGCCGCGGTGGCGAGCGGGTGGTGGTGATCGACTCGGCCGGTGCGGCCGGCCAATTGGGTCTTCAGGCGATCGCGGGCGCGCGGGCGGCCGCCGCGGGGGAAGACGCGACCGGGGTCACCGCGGCGACGCGCCGGGCACGCCAGGAAGTCCGGCAGTGGGTCGTTCTCGACACGCTTGAATATCTGCGCCGCGGCGGGCGGATCGGCGGCGCCGCCGCATGGCTCGGATCAGCGCTCGACCTCAAGCCGATATTGATGATCGAATCACAGTTCAGGGCCGTCGAACGCGTGCGCACGCGCAAGCGCGCCATCGAGCGGTTGATCGAGTTGATGCGACAGCGGCGCGGGGTGGGCGCCGATCGATGGTTCATCCAGCACGCGGATGCGCTCGAAGACGCCAAGAGGTTGGCCGAGCGCCTCGCCGAAATCTTGGGCACAGAGCCGGAGTTCATCTCGGAGCTCAGCCCGGTACTCGCAACGCACACCGGTCCGGGGACGCTGGTGGCCGGAGGTCTTTCCGGCACGGCGTTGGGGGGTACGTATGGCTGA
- a CDS encoding DegV family protein has protein sequence MADVAVVTDSTACLPDALVDSLGITVLPLYYDVGGGWVLESEFDGDFRRFYAQLDASKSVATTSPPTVEDFVGVFGRLLQQESAVVAVLLSSHFSETCSIARQAAARLGSEGRGGDRVAVIDSAGTAGHMGVQAVAAARAAAAGEDASGVTAAARRARQEVMQWFVLDTLEYLRRSGRIGGAAAWIGSALDLKPILMVGSEFTAVERVRTRRRAIERLVELMRQRRAVGADRWFVQHTDAHEDAKRLAERLAELFGIEPEFISELGPVCARQVGPGLLSDGGLSGTALEGTYG, from the coding sequence ATGGCTGACGTCGCAGTAGTTACCGACAGCACAGCCTGTCTGCCGGATGCGCTCGTCGACAGCCTGGGCATCACGGTGTTGCCGCTGTATTACGACGTCGGTGGCGGCTGGGTGCTCGAGTCCGAGTTCGATGGTGACTTCAGACGGTTCTATGCGCAACTGGACGCATCGAAGAGCGTCGCGACGACGTCGCCGCCTACCGTCGAGGATTTCGTGGGGGTCTTTGGTCGGCTGCTGCAGCAGGAGAGCGCCGTAGTCGCGGTACTGCTCTCCTCTCACTTTTCCGAGACCTGCTCCATCGCTCGGCAGGCAGCCGCACGGCTGGGGTCCGAGGGCCGCGGTGGCGACCGGGTGGCGGTGATCGACTCGGCCGGCACGGCTGGCCACATGGGTGTTCAGGCAGTAGCGGCCGCGCGGGCGGCCGCTGCGGGGGAAGACGCCTCGGGGGTGACCGCGGCGGCGCGCCGGGCGCGCCAGGAGGTCATGCAGTGGTTCGTCCTCGACACGCTTGAGTATCTGAGGCGCAGCGGCCGGATCGGTGGCGCGGCCGCATGGATAGGATCGGCGCTCGACCTCAAGCCGATCTTGATGGTCGGGTCGGAGTTCACGGCTGTCGAACGCGTGCGCACGCGCAGGCGGGCAATCGAGCGGTTGGTCGAGCTGATGCGGCAGCGCCGCGCGGTGGGCGCCGATCGATGGTTCGTCCAACACACGGATGCGCACGAGGACGCGAAGCGGCTGGCCGAGCGTCTCGCCGAGCTGTTCGGCATCGAGCCGGAGTTCATCTCAGAGCTCGGACCGGTATGCGCAAGGCAAGTCGGTCCGGGGTTGTTGTCGGACGGAGGTCTTTCCGGCACGGCGCTAGAGGGTACATATGGCTGA
- a CDS encoding DegV family protein gives MADVAVVTDSTCSLPRALVESLDITVVSLYYDITGAESPTGGHELPGRGERESDFDGDWARFFAELDASKSVATTSPPTVEDFVAAYERLLHQHSAVVAVLLGTNLSPTFSFGQQAAAEVDSDRVTVVDSAGTAGHLGVQALAAARAAAAGCDAPAVAAAARRARQEVRQWVLVDTLEYLRRGGRVGTAAAWIGSALDLKPILMIESEMKAVERVRTFKRGVERLVELMRQRRAVGADRWFVQHAYAHEDARRLAERLAGLFGTEPEFISEVGPVLATHTGPGMVTVGGLPGTALEGAYG, from the coding sequence ATGGCTGACGTCGCAGTGGTTACCGATAGCACCTGCTCGCTGCCGCGGGCGCTCGTCGAGAGCTTGGACATCACGGTGGTGTCGCTGTATTACGACATCACTGGTGCCGAGTCGCCCACCGGCGGTCACGAGTTGCCTGGCCGGGGGGAGCGCGAGTCGGACTTCGACGGCGATTGGGCACGGTTCTTTGCCGAACTGGACGCGTCGAAGAGTGTGGCGACCACGTCGCCGCCCACCGTCGAGGATTTCGTCGCGGCCTACGAACGGCTGTTGCATCAGCACAGCGCCGTCGTCGCGGTCCTGCTCGGCACGAACCTGTCCCCGACCTTCTCGTTTGGTCAGCAGGCGGCCGCAGAAGTGGACAGCGATCGGGTGACGGTGGTCGACTCGGCCGGCACGGCCGGGCACCTGGGTGTTCAGGCACTGGCGGCGGCGCGGGCGGCCGCCGCGGGCTGTGACGCCCCGGCGGTGGCCGCGGCAGCGCGCCGGGCGCGCCAGGAGGTCAGGCAATGGGTGCTTGTCGACACGCTCGAGTATCTGCGACGCGGCGGCCGGGTCGGTACCGCGGCCGCATGGATCGGCTCTGCCCTCGACCTCAAGCCGATCTTGATGATCGAGTCAGAGATGAAGGCCGTCGAGCGCGTGCGCACGTTCAAGCGCGGGGTCGAGCGGTTGGTTGAGCTGATGCGACAGCGCCGCGCGGTGGGTGCCGATCGATGGTTCGTCCAACACGCCTATGCGCACGAGGACGCCCGCCGGCTGGCAGAGCGTCTCGCCGGGCTGTTCGGCACTGAGCCGGAGTTCATCTCCGAGGTCGGGCCGGTACTCGCAACTCATACCGGTCCGGGCATGGTGACGGTCGGCGGTCTTCCCGGCACGGCGTTGGAGGGTGCGTATGGCTGA
- a CDS encoding DegV family protein yields the protein MADVAVVTDSTGYLPRALVDKFEITVVSQYYDVGGGPLRELDFDGDFARFYAALDASKTVATTSPPTVEDFAVVFERLLQQHTAVVAVLISSGVSDTCSMARQAAAQLEAAGGDERITVIDSAGFGGHLGLQAMAAARAALCGADPQGVIERVRQARQEIKGWALVDTLEYLRRSNRVGAVAAWVGSALDLKPILTIESELKAGERVRTRRRGIERLIELMRQHRAAGADRWFLQQAYAHDDAKQLAERLAELLGTEPEFVTDVGPVVATHIGPGTLVVGGLPGAALR from the coding sequence ATGGCTGATGTCGCGGTGGTTACCGACAGCACCGGCTACCTGCCGCGTGCGCTCGTCGACAAGTTCGAAATCACGGTTGTCTCACAGTATTACGACGTCGGTGGCGGCCCGCTGCGCGAGTTGGACTTCGACGGTGATTTCGCACGGTTCTACGCCGCACTGGACGCGTCGAAGACCGTCGCGACGACTTCGCCGCCAACTGTCGAGGATTTCGCGGTGGTCTTTGAACGGTTGCTGCAGCAGCACACTGCAGTCGTTGCGGTCCTGATCTCCTCGGGCGTTTCCGACACTTGCTCCATGGCCCGACAGGCGGCTGCCCAGTTGGAAGCTGCGGGCGGTGACGAGCGGATCACGGTGATCGACTCGGCCGGCTTCGGTGGACACTTGGGGCTCCAGGCGATGGCGGCCGCGCGCGCCGCGTTGTGCGGAGCCGACCCGCAGGGCGTCATCGAGCGCGTACGTCAAGCGCGCCAAGAGATTAAAGGCTGGGCTCTGGTGGACACGCTCGAGTACCTCCGCCGAAGCAACAGGGTGGGCGCTGTGGCCGCATGGGTCGGATCGGCGCTCGACCTCAAACCGATCCTGACGATCGAATCAGAGCTCAAGGCCGGCGAGCGCGTGCGCACGCGTAGGCGCGGGATCGAGCGGCTGATCGAACTGATGCGCCAGCACCGCGCGGCGGGCGCCGACCGGTGGTTCCTGCAACAGGCGTATGCGCACGATGATGCGAAACAGCTGGCCGAACGTCTCGCCGAACTGCTCGGCACCGAGCCGGAATTCGTCACGGACGTCGGACCGGTAGTCGCAACGCACATCGGACCGGGCACGCTGGTGGTCGGCGGACTTCCAGGGGCGGCTTTGAGGTAA